In the genome of Altererythrobacter sp. TH136, one region contains:
- a CDS encoding TIGR02281 family clan AA aspartic protease, which produces MDPQAAWQATTEIIREIPRSGLLIATVAAVLGSILGTGIARHYSRFGRFMATTSTMALAAILVVVMLQVSRFDPRLDIAVPELGFPEQTVAGGETRVPMSPDGHFWIQATVNGEPAAFLVDTGATLTAVSVPLAERAGLEPRTGGVPVRISTANGTVTADLTTIDTLRFGSVKAGGLDAVIAPQIGTTNVIGMNLLSRLASWRVEGRTMILVPNNPQPPA; this is translated from the coding sequence ATGGACCCGCAGGCAGCCTGGCAGGCAACGACCGAGATCATCCGCGAGATACCGCGCTCGGGTTTGCTGATCGCGACCGTTGCGGCGGTGCTCGGCAGCATCCTCGGTACCGGGATCGCGCGACATTATTCGCGTTTCGGCCGCTTTATGGCGACGACCAGCACGATGGCGCTGGCGGCGATCCTGGTGGTGGTAATGCTGCAGGTGTCGCGCTTCGATCCGCGGCTGGACATCGCCGTGCCGGAACTCGGCTTTCCCGAACAGACCGTTGCGGGGGGTGAAACCCGGGTGCCGATGTCACCGGACGGGCATTTCTGGATTCAGGCGACCGTGAATGGAGAGCCGGCCGCGTTCCTGGTCGATACGGGGGCGACCCTGACGGCGGTCTCGGTGCCGCTGGCCGAACGCGCCGGGCTGGAGCCGCGCACGGGCGGGGTGCCGGTCCGCATCTCGACCGCCAACGGCACGGTGACCGCCGACCTGACCACGATCGACACCTTGCGGTTCGGCAGCGTGAAGGCGGGCGGGCTCGACGCGGTGATCGCGCCGCAGATCGGCACGACCAACGTCATCGGGATGAACCTGCTGTCACGCCTTGCGTCCTGGCGCGTGGAGGGGCGGACGATGATCTTGGTCCCGAACAACCCGCAGCCGCCCGCCTGA
- the egtD gene encoding L-histidine N(alpha)-methyltransferase — protein sequence MAAEQGLSLVDLDRDGVDTAFREDVLQGLSEPQKAIPARWFYDDEGSELFEEITRLPEYYPTRAETEILTDRCDEFRTMIGGGRAVVEFGSGSSVKTPLLLNCIDPAAYVPLDIAGDFLRSSADALSAKFPGLPVYPVEADFVRKVELPIEVTAMPKLGFFPGSTIGNMVARTAVDLLRTMRATLGEGSQLLIGMDLVKDQAILEAAYDDAAGVTARFNLNLAHRINRELNGTIPIDALRHVARWNDAYSRIEMHLEALRPIEFGVSGHRFSMGEGDTIHTENSHKFSRRSGTTLLLAGGWTPRQRWTDREERFSLILADATVPRSAP from the coding sequence ATCGCGACGGGGTCGACACCGCATTTCGCGAAGACGTTTTGCAGGGTTTGTCGGAGCCGCAGAAGGCGATCCCGGCGCGCTGGTTCTACGACGACGAGGGATCAGAACTGTTCGAGGAGATCACCCGGCTCCCCGAATACTATCCAACCCGCGCGGAAACCGAAATCCTGACCGACCGATGCGACGAGTTCCGCACGATGATCGGCGGCGGACGTGCGGTGGTCGAATTCGGCTCCGGCAGTTCGGTGAAGACGCCGCTGCTGCTCAACTGCATCGACCCCGCCGCCTATGTGCCGCTCGACATCGCAGGAGATTTCCTGCGGTCTTCGGCCGACGCGCTGTCGGCCAAATTTCCCGGCTTGCCGGTCTACCCGGTCGAGGCGGACTTCGTGCGCAAGGTCGAACTGCCGATTGAGGTTACCGCCATGCCCAAGCTCGGGTTTTTCCCTGGGTCTACCATCGGCAACATGGTGGCCCGCACGGCAGTCGATCTGCTGCGCACGATGCGCGCAACGCTCGGAGAGGGCAGCCAACTCCTGATCGGGATGGACCTCGTCAAGGACCAGGCAATCCTGGAAGCCGCTTATGACGATGCGGCGGGTGTAACCGCCCGGTTCAATCTGAACCTCGCGCATCGCATCAACCGGGAGCTGAACGGGACCATCCCGATAGATGCGCTGCGTCACGTCGCCCGCTGGAACGACGCGTATTCCCGGATCGAGATGCACCTCGAGGCGCTGCGACCGATCGAATTCGGAGTGTCCGGCCATCGGTTCTCGATGGGTGAGGGCGACACCATCCACACCGAGAACAGCCACAAGTTTTCGCGCCGCAGCGGCACGACCTTGCTTCTGGCGGGCGGGTGGACGCCCCGGCAACGCTGGACCGATCGGGAGGAGCGCTTTTCGCTCATTCTCGCGGACGCCACCGTGCCGCGCAGCGCGCCCTAG